In Actinoplanes sp. NBC_00393, a single genomic region encodes these proteins:
- a CDS encoding condensation domain-containing protein, with product MDDGPLAPAQRRLWFLDRLQPGDPAYHISTVVRLSGDLDAERLVRALDTVIARQESLRTRFVEIGGEPVQEVLAARPTLVQRADLPGEREARQAVDELIGRPFDLAAGHLIRVGLWRLGPREHVLCTVVHHIVGDGWSMNLLYRQVAEAYRGVEPAAPGMRYLDHARAAQCTDEAALAYWRETLAEPPVLELPLDRARPAARTSVGVSALREFDGDLWASVQGAARQLRCTPFMLLMTAFQVTLAQAGGQDDICVGTPVAGRDDVAAESVFGYFTRMLLLRADLSGDPTLRDLVLRTRAACLGAFAHPEIPFEQLIADLDRPRDPSRNPLFQATFTLHSTMDVSATGFDGSDGFPGVTVEPFGEGTGRTITDVAMDVFVSSTAIRQSGAGRMDVLLTCSADLFDRPTAEQLADRFAGVLHALLADVEQPVRALPLVDEVARAELLRIGTGPDLADGPPLLDRIERAVTAAPEAIALVSGDEQVSYGELWARAGGLADGLRAAGVVPGQLAGVSVPRGPDLVVALLAAWRAGAGYVPIDPQLPAQRRATLIAQAGVAAVITTGGIEPGSSGPSSAAEPAYVLFTSGSTGTPKPVLVGRAALGARVSWMAGAYQLTRADRVVQFAETSFDTHAEEIWPALASGGTLVLLPDGPQSLPEVLAADPAITVLDLPTAYWQALLDLAPAWPPALRLVILGGEQVDAAAVARWRERHGDRIRLVNTYGPTEATIIATAIDLGAADAGRRPPIGRPIGGVRAYLLDQAGRLVPRGAVGELCLAGAGLADGYPGLTTTRFQPDPYGGGRLYRTGDRARWRRDEPVLEFLGRLDRQLKVRGVRIEPGEIEAVLTGHPGVGQAAVTVHGQTLIAYVTGSAPADEIRAYAADRLPPLLVPSVVVPLAALPLTRHGKVDTAALPVPSAGGTAAFEAPRTDAEELVAGIFADLLPVEQVGANDDFFLIGGHSLLAIRVIARLRAAVSLDLPVRLLFEHPTVAGFAQAVESALIEEIDRLTEDEAAAQLAAARTGAP from the coding sequence ATGGATGACGGCCCACTCGCACCGGCACAACGGCGTCTCTGGTTCCTCGACCGGCTGCAACCGGGCGATCCCGCGTACCACATCTCGACGGTTGTGCGGCTCAGCGGCGACCTCGACGCCGAACGGCTCGTCCGGGCCCTCGACACGGTCATCGCCCGGCAGGAGAGTCTGCGCACCCGGTTCGTGGAGATCGGTGGCGAACCGGTGCAGGAGGTTCTGGCCGCGCGCCCGACGCTGGTGCAGCGCGCCGACCTCCCGGGGGAACGGGAGGCACGGCAGGCCGTCGACGAGCTGATCGGGCGGCCGTTCGACCTGGCCGCCGGGCACCTGATCCGGGTCGGGCTGTGGCGGCTGGGGCCGCGCGAGCACGTGCTGTGCACCGTCGTGCACCACATCGTCGGCGACGGCTGGTCGATGAACCTGCTGTACCGGCAGGTCGCGGAGGCGTACCGGGGTGTGGAACCGGCTGCTCCCGGGATGCGCTACCTCGATCACGCCCGGGCTGCTCAGTGCACCGACGAGGCGGCGCTGGCGTACTGGCGGGAGACCTTGGCCGAGCCGCCGGTGCTCGAGCTGCCGCTGGACCGGGCGCGGCCCGCGGCGCGTACCTCGGTGGGTGTGTCGGCGCTGCGGGAGTTCGACGGTGACCTGTGGGCGTCGGTGCAGGGTGCCGCGCGGCAGCTGCGATGCACCCCGTTCATGCTGCTGATGACCGCCTTCCAGGTGACGCTGGCGCAGGCCGGCGGGCAGGACGACATCTGCGTCGGCACGCCGGTCGCCGGCCGCGACGACGTGGCCGCCGAGTCGGTGTTCGGCTACTTCACCCGGATGCTGCTGCTGCGTGCCGACCTGTCCGGGGACCCCACCCTGCGCGACCTGGTCCTGCGGACCCGGGCCGCCTGCCTGGGCGCCTTCGCCCACCCGGAGATCCCGTTCGAGCAGCTCATCGCCGACCTCGACCGGCCGCGCGACCCGAGCCGCAACCCGCTGTTCCAGGCCACCTTCACGCTGCACTCGACGATGGACGTGTCGGCGACCGGTTTCGACGGCAGCGACGGCTTCCCCGGCGTGACGGTCGAACCGTTCGGCGAGGGCACCGGCCGCACCATCACCGACGTGGCGATGGACGTGTTCGTCAGCTCCACCGCGATCAGACAGTCCGGGGCGGGCCGGATGGACGTCCTGCTCACCTGCAGCGCCGACCTGTTCGACCGGCCCACCGCCGAACAGCTCGCCGACCGGTTCGCCGGTGTGCTGCACGCGCTGCTCGCCGACGTGGAACAGCCGGTGCGGGCGCTGCCGCTGGTCGACGAGGTCGCCCGGGCCGAACTGCTGCGGATCGGCACGGGCCCGGATTTGGCCGACGGGCCGCCGCTGCTCGACCGCATCGAGCGGGCGGTCACCGCGGCGCCGGAGGCGATCGCGCTGGTCAGCGGTGATGAGCAGGTCAGCTACGGCGAACTGTGGGCTCGGGCCGGTGGACTCGCTGATGGCCTGCGCGCCGCCGGAGTCGTACCGGGGCAGCTGGCCGGGGTGAGCGTTCCGCGCGGCCCGGATCTGGTCGTCGCGCTGCTGGCGGCCTGGCGGGCCGGCGCCGGCTACGTCCCGATCGACCCGCAGCTGCCGGCGCAACGCCGGGCCACGCTCATCGCACAGGCCGGCGTCGCCGCCGTCATCACCACCGGCGGCATCGAGCCCGGCAGCAGCGGGCCGTCGTCGGCGGCCGAGCCGGCCTATGTCCTGTTCACCTCGGGCTCGACCGGTACGCCGAAACCGGTGCTCGTCGGGCGGGCCGCCCTGGGCGCACGCGTCAGCTGGATGGCCGGCGCCTACCAGCTGACCAGGGCGGATCGGGTCGTGCAGTTCGCCGAGACCAGCTTCGACACGCACGCCGAGGAGATCTGGCCGGCGCTGGCGAGCGGGGGCACGCTGGTGCTGCTGCCGGACGGGCCGCAGTCGCTGCCCGAGGTGCTCGCCGCCGACCCGGCGATCACCGTGCTCGACCTGCCGACGGCGTACTGGCAGGCCCTGCTGGACCTGGCGCCGGCCTGGCCGCCCGCGCTTCGGCTGGTCATCCTGGGCGGTGAGCAGGTCGACGCTGCCGCGGTCGCCCGCTGGCGGGAGCGGCACGGCGATCGGATTCGGCTGGTCAACACGTACGGGCCGACCGAGGCGACGATCATCGCCACCGCGATCGACCTCGGGGCCGCTGACGCCGGCCGCCGGCCGCCGATCGGACGTCCGATCGGCGGAGTCCGGGCCTATCTGCTGGACCAGGCCGGGCGGCTGGTGCCGCGCGGTGCGGTGGGCGAGCTGTGCCTCGCGGGCGCCGGCCTCGCCGACGGCTATCCGGGGCTCACTACTACGAGATTTCAACCGGATCCGTACGGCGGTGGCCGCCTCTACCGCACCGGGGACCGGGCCCGCTGGCGCCGCGACGAGCCGGTGCTGGAGTTCCTCGGCCGCCTCGACCGGCAGCTCAAGGTGCGCGGCGTCCGGATCGAACCGGGTGAGATCGAGGCGGTGCTGACCGGGCACCCCGGCGTGGGCCAGGCCGCGGTCACCGTGCACGGGCAGACCCTGATCGCGTACGTGACCGGCAGCGCACCCGCCGACGAAATCCGTGCCTACGCCGCGGATCGCCTTCCTCCGCTGCTGGTGCCGAGCGTTGTCGTGCCGCTGGCCGCGCTGCCGCTGACCCGGCACGGCAAGGTCGACACGGCCGCGCTGCCGGTGCCCTCGGCCGGTGGCACGGCAGCCTTCGAGGCGCCCCGCACCGACGCGGAGGAGCTGGTCGCCGGGATCTTCGCCGACCTGCTGCCGGTCGAGCAGGTGGGTGCGAACGACGACTTCTTCCTGATCGGCGGGCACTCGCTGCTCGCCATCCGGGTGATCGCCCGGCTGCGCGCGGCCGTCAGCCTCGACCTGCCGGTCCGGTTGCTGTTCGAACATCCGACCGTCGCCGGGTTCGCGCAGGCGGTGGAATCCGCGCTGATCGAGGAGATCGACCGGCTCACCGAGGACGAGGCGGCGGCGCAACTGGCCGCCGCCCGGACAGGAGCGCCGTGA
- a CDS encoding non-ribosomal peptide synthetase/MFS transporter yields the protein MTAVPELSATKRLLLAARLRAATPPPEVIPARQPGTPVPLSLAQERLWFMEQFAPGTTAYTVPVVLRLRRAVDVAALQAALNAVVARHESLRMRFEATADGRPVVHVDDTVQIHLDVVEAADEDAVRAAIRTRLAEPFDLAGGPLLRAALYTLAPDDHVLALTAHHLVCDGWSADLLVGELLGGAAGPLPRQYGDYALWQRERRQQRLADGTQDQDIAFWRQRLSGVPPLDLPTDRPRPPQLTFRGAPAGVRLDAATTAALRRLANQHGATAYMVVLAAYAAVLARYARQDDFAVGSPQAGRTHAELEPMIGMFVNMLITRVDTAGDPTFTELLGRIRETVLDGYAHQELPFEQLVTELDLPRDVGRSAIFQVALSMRTYTGPALEPFVVEAVATRFDLELDLVAGDEISGAFIYNRDLFAAETVERIAAAFTDLVREAVRDPDRPLSRLLSTTGPDPSWNDTDADFPADATLHELIQATVAATPGAPAVTFDGVTLSYAELSARANRIAHRLREHGAGPGRLVAVRAHRGPELVPALLGVLLSGAAYVPLDPDYPAERLEFMLADADPVAVLTAGTTPPPTGRPVLALDDPAVWASAATTAPEPLAGPDDPAYAIYTSGSTGQPKGVLNGHRGIVNRLHWMQRRYRLTSADTVLQKTPAGFDVSVWEFFWPLLTGARLVLARPDGHRDAAYLRDLIAAEGVTTVHFVPSMLGMFLSDPGPSPLRRIICSGEELPVDLALRTLAAFPHAELHNLYGPTEAAIDVTAYHCTADRLTGAARVPIGAPIDNMRVHVLDEHGEPLPVGVPGELHLAGVGLALGYLNRPELTAERFVTGRDGQRLYRTGDLARWRPDGTLDFLGRIDSQVKLRGLRIELGEIEVVLREQPGIREAAVVVREDSPGDKRLAAYLVGAGATDAAGLRAALKRRLPDYMVPASFTEITELPLSPSGKLDRRRLPAPQRVRDTAASYEAPGTETEVMVAGVWADVLQLPRVGLDDDFFDLGGHSLLALQVVAKLRQAAGAGVSVMDLFQNRTVRELAGLIDVPLAERGPRGLLHELTRPVPAGQRVRSLVCVPYGGGSAVVYQPLADALPAGHRLFSVAIPGHDIGLDEAALPLDELAARCTAEILEKVEGPIALYGHCGVGSALTVEIARRLERHGRELDAVYIGAIFPFARPRSAVWSALSRLTRMESLRSDKTYANWLTSMGVDMSDIEPGQARQIIRNMRHDSDSAEAYFTQLMHTGTERLRAPVISVAGTRDPATEFYAERFTEWHFLTDRTAVVVLDEAGHFYLKWRAAELAEIVTTVDRAVVSEQTESLKRATWWLHDTARAGDPATSTGPRPSMGRFLAIAIAQLISVLGSTLTDVALPLWVLKETGSLLNFALLAVAGLVPGLLVMPVAGAIVDRHSRRAVMLGGDVGAGGTQLLLGVLLWTGSLQTWHIYPLIMLLSVSLTFQRLAYSSAVPQLVPKQYLGHANGVVQMIGGVATIMMPLLSVALLAVIDLGGILVIDVLSYAVAILIVLLVKFPPTLAWRRKESLTAEIREGFRFAWGHRGLRSMLLFFMSLNVFLSPLFLMLTALVLAFAGLDQVAQVSVAGGAGAFLGGLAMSIWGGPRHRRLFTVLCCTLVLAGFCLVIGLRPELWLIGIGAFGISMWLVLLNGVYTTIVQVKVPQRFHGRVFAINTVIAWSTLPLGWTLIGPAGSRLLEPLMADGGPLAGTVGRVIGVGQGRGIGLLYLLLAVAIAAVVLVAMRRPRIARFDDEVPDAPPDDQVGLETLRRRGTPVEAPR from the coding sequence GTGACCGCCGTCCCGGAGCTGTCCGCCACCAAGCGGTTGTTGCTTGCCGCTCGGCTCAGGGCGGCCACTCCCCCGCCCGAGGTCATCCCGGCCCGCCAGCCCGGCACGCCGGTTCCGCTGTCGCTCGCCCAGGAGCGGCTGTGGTTCATGGAGCAGTTCGCGCCGGGCACGACGGCGTACACGGTTCCGGTCGTGCTCCGGCTGCGCCGCGCGGTCGACGTCGCCGCGCTGCAGGCCGCGCTGAATGCGGTCGTGGCGCGGCACGAGAGTCTGCGGATGCGTTTCGAGGCCACCGCCGACGGCCGGCCCGTGGTGCACGTCGACGACACGGTCCAGATCCACCTCGACGTCGTCGAAGCGGCCGACGAGGACGCGGTGCGCGCGGCGATCCGCACCCGGTTGGCCGAACCGTTCGACCTGGCCGGCGGCCCGCTGCTGCGCGCCGCCCTGTACACCCTCGCGCCCGACGACCACGTGCTCGCGCTCACCGCCCACCATCTCGTCTGCGACGGCTGGTCGGCTGATCTGCTGGTCGGCGAACTGCTCGGCGGTGCGGCGGGACCGCTGCCGCGCCAATACGGCGACTACGCGCTCTGGCAGCGGGAACGCCGGCAACAGCGGCTCGCCGACGGGACACAGGACCAGGACATCGCCTTCTGGCGGCAGCGGCTGTCCGGCGTACCCCCGCTTGATCTGCCCACGGACCGACCGCGACCGCCGCAGCTGACCTTCCGCGGCGCACCGGCCGGCGTCCGCCTGGACGCTGCGACCACCGCGGCGCTGCGCCGCCTGGCGAACCAGCACGGCGCGACCGCCTACATGGTGGTGCTGGCCGCGTACGCGGCGGTGCTGGCCCGCTACGCCCGGCAGGACGACTTCGCCGTCGGCTCACCGCAGGCCGGACGCACCCACGCCGAGCTCGAACCGATGATCGGCATGTTCGTCAACATGCTGATCACCCGCGTTGACACCGCCGGCGACCCCACCTTCACCGAACTGCTCGGGCGGATCCGCGAAACCGTCCTCGACGGGTACGCCCACCAGGAATTGCCGTTCGAGCAGCTGGTCACCGAGCTGGACCTGCCCCGCGACGTGGGCCGCTCGGCGATCTTCCAGGTGGCGCTGTCGATGCGAACCTACACCGGGCCTGCGCTGGAGCCCTTCGTCGTCGAGGCAGTCGCGACCCGCTTCGACCTGGAACTCGATCTAGTGGCCGGCGACGAGATATCCGGCGCATTCATCTACAACCGCGATCTGTTCGCCGCCGAGACCGTGGAACGGATCGCCGCCGCCTTCACCGACTTGGTCCGTGAGGCGGTGCGCGACCCGGACCGCCCGCTCAGCCGCCTGCTCAGCACCACCGGCCCGGACCCGTCATGGAACGACACCGACGCCGACTTCCCGGCCGACGCGACGCTGCACGAACTCATCCAGGCGACGGTCGCGGCCACCCCGGGCGCGCCCGCGGTTACCTTCGACGGGGTGACGCTCAGCTACGCCGAACTGTCCGCCCGGGCGAACCGGATCGCCCACCGGCTGCGCGAGCACGGCGCCGGGCCCGGGCGGCTCGTCGCGGTGCGCGCGCACCGCGGCCCGGAGCTGGTCCCCGCGCTGCTCGGTGTGCTGCTCTCCGGTGCGGCTTACGTGCCGCTCGACCCGGACTACCCGGCGGAGCGGCTCGAGTTCATGCTGGCCGACGCCGACCCGGTCGCCGTGCTGACCGCCGGGACGACACCGCCGCCGACCGGTCGTCCCGTGCTGGCCCTGGACGACCCGGCCGTCTGGGCGAGCGCCGCCACGACCGCGCCCGAGCCACTCGCGGGGCCCGACGACCCGGCCTATGCGATCTACACGTCCGGGTCGACCGGGCAGCCGAAGGGCGTGCTCAACGGGCACCGCGGCATCGTCAACCGGCTGCACTGGATGCAGCGCCGCTACCGGCTGACCAGCGCGGACACCGTGCTGCAGAAGACACCGGCCGGCTTCGACGTCTCGGTCTGGGAGTTCTTCTGGCCGCTGCTCACCGGCGCCCGGCTGGTCCTCGCCCGCCCGGACGGGCATCGCGACGCCGCCTATCTGCGCGACCTCATCGCGGCCGAGGGTGTCACCACCGTGCACTTCGTCCCGTCGATGCTGGGCATGTTCCTCTCCGATCCAGGCCCGTCGCCGCTGCGGCGGATCATCTGCAGCGGCGAGGAACTGCCGGTGGACCTGGCATTGCGTACGCTCGCCGCGTTCCCCCACGCCGAACTGCACAACCTGTACGGGCCGACCGAGGCCGCCATCGACGTGACCGCGTACCACTGCACCGCCGACCGGCTGACCGGCGCCGCCCGGGTGCCGATCGGCGCCCCGATCGACAACATGCGGGTGCACGTCCTGGACGAGCACGGCGAACCGCTGCCGGTTGGCGTGCCCGGCGAGCTGCACCTGGCCGGAGTGGGTCTGGCGCTCGGCTACCTCAACCGGCCCGAGCTGACCGCCGAGAGGTTCGTCACCGGCCGTGACGGGCAGCGCCTCTACCGCACCGGCGACCTGGCCCGCTGGCGGCCCGACGGCACGCTCGACTTCCTCGGCCGCATCGACAGCCAGGTGAAGCTGCGCGGCCTGCGGATCGAGCTGGGCGAGATCGAGGTGGTGCTGCGCGAACAGCCCGGGATACGCGAGGCCGCGGTGGTCGTTCGCGAGGACTCGCCGGGCGACAAGCGGCTGGCGGCGTACCTGGTCGGGGCCGGGGCGACGGACGCCGCCGGGCTGCGGGCCGCCCTCAAGCGGCGGCTGCCGGACTACATGGTGCCGGCCAGCTTCACCGAGATCACCGAACTGCCGCTGAGCCCGAGCGGCAAACTCGACAGGCGGCGGCTGCCGGCGCCGCAGCGGGTCCGGGACACCGCGGCATCGTACGAGGCACCCGGCACCGAAACCGAGGTCATGGTCGCCGGGGTGTGGGCGGACGTGCTGCAGCTGCCCCGGGTCGGCCTCGACGACGACTTCTTCGACCTCGGCGGGCACTCGCTGCTGGCCCTGCAAGTGGTCGCGAAACTGCGCCAGGCGGCCGGTGCGGGCGTGTCAGTCATGGACCTGTTCCAGAACCGCACGGTCCGGGAGCTGGCCGGGCTGATCGACGTGCCACTCGCCGAGCGCGGTCCGCGGGGGCTGCTGCACGAGCTGACCCGGCCCGTACCGGCCGGGCAGCGGGTGCGCAGCCTGGTGTGCGTGCCGTACGGCGGTGGCAGCGCGGTGGTGTACCAGCCGCTCGCCGACGCCCTGCCGGCCGGGCACCGGCTGTTCTCCGTCGCCATCCCCGGCCACGACATCGGGCTGGACGAGGCGGCGCTGCCCCTGGACGAGCTGGCCGCCCGCTGCACCGCCGAGATCCTGGAGAAGGTCGAGGGGCCGATCGCGCTCTACGGCCACTGCGGCGTCGGCTCCGCGCTCACCGTCGAGATCGCCCGGCGGCTGGAGCGGCACGGACGCGAGCTGGACGCCGTCTACATCGGGGCGATCTTCCCGTTCGCCCGGCCGCGCAGCGCGGTGTGGAGCGCGCTGTCCCGGCTGACCCGGATGGAGTCGCTGCGCTCCGACAAGACGTACGCCAACTGGCTCACCTCGATGGGCGTCGACATGAGCGACATCGAGCCCGGCCAGGCGCGGCAGATCATCCGCAACATGCGCCACGACTCGGACAGTGCCGAGGCGTACTTCACGCAGCTCATGCACACCGGCACCGAACGTCTGCGGGCGCCGGTCATCTCGGTGGCGGGCACGCGTGACCCGGCGACCGAGTTCTACGCCGAGCGCTTCACCGAATGGCACTTCCTCACCGACCGTACGGCCGTCGTGGTGCTCGACGAGGCCGGCCACTTCTACCTCAAGTGGCGGGCCGCCGAACTCGCCGAGATCGTCACCACGGTCGACCGGGCAGTGGTCTCTGAACAGACCGAATCCTTGAAACGGGCGACCTGGTGGCTGCACGACACCGCACGCGCCGGTGACCCTGCCACGTCCACCGGGCCCCGGCCCAGCATGGGCCGCTTCCTGGCCATCGCGATCGCCCAGCTGATCTCGGTGCTCGGGTCCACGCTCACCGACGTGGCACTGCCGCTGTGGGTGCTCAAGGAGACCGGCTCGCTGCTCAACTTCGCGCTGCTCGCCGTCGCCGGACTGGTCCCCGGCCTGCTGGTGATGCCGGTGGCCGGTGCGATCGTCGACCGGCACAGCAGACGTGCCGTCATGCTCGGCGGCGACGTCGGCGCGGGCGGCACCCAGCTGTTGCTCGGCGTCCTGCTGTGGACCGGCTCGCTGCAGACCTGGCACATCTACCCACTGATCATGCTGCTGTCGGTGTCGCTGACGTTCCAGCGCCTCGCCTACAGCTCGGCGGTCCCGCAGCTGGTGCCCAAGCAGTACCTGGGCCACGCCAACGGTGTCGTCCAGATGATCGGCGGGGTCGCCACGATCATGATGCCGCTGCTGTCGGTCGCCCTGCTCGCCGTCATCGACCTCGGCGGCATCCTCGTCATCGACGTGCTCAGCTACGCCGTCGCCATCCTCATCGTGCTGCTGGTGAAGTTCCCGCCGACCCTCGCCTGGCGCCGCAAGGAGAGTCTGACCGCCGAGATCCGCGAGGGCTTCCGGTTCGCCTGGGGGCACCGCGGCCTGCGGTCGATGCTGCTGTTCTTCATGAGTCTCAACGTGTTCCTGTCGCCGCTGTTCCTGATGCTGACCGCGCTGGTGCTGGCGTTCGCCGGGCTCGACCAGGTCGCCCAGGTCTCGGTGGCCGGCGGCGCCGGGGCGTTCCTCGGCGGCCTGGCGATGAGCATCTGGGGCGGGCCGCGGCACCGGCGGCTGTTCACGGTCCTCTGCTGCACGCTGGTCCTCGCCGGGTTCTGCCTGGTCATCGGGTTGCGGCCGGAGCTGTGGCTGATCGGGATCGGCGCGTTCGGCATCTCCATGTGGCTGGTGCTGCTCAACGGCGTCTACACCACGATCGTGCAGGTCAAGGTGCCGCAGCGGTTCCACGGCCGGGTGTTCGCCATCAACACCGTCATCGCCTGGTCGACGCTGCCGCTCGGCTGGACGCTGATCGGCCCGGCCGGGTCCCGCCTGCTCGAACCGCTGATGGCCGACGGCGGGCCGCTCGCCGGGACGGTCGGGCGGGTCATCGGAGTGGGTCAGGGCCGTGGGATCGGCCTGCTCTACCTGCTGCTCGCGGTCGCCATCGCGGCCGTGGTGCTGGTGGCGATGCGGCGGCCGCGGATCGCCCGCTTCGACGACGAGGTGCCCGACGCGCCACCGGACGATCAGGTCGGGCTGGAGACCCTGCGCCGCCGCGGCACGCCGGTGGAGGCGCCGCGATGA
- a CDS encoding class I adenylate-forming enzyme family protein → MSPVAAVTVPQVLAARAAAEPGHVAVSQGMGSLDLGTWQARTRAIAAGLRAAGVRPGDRVGLLYGAQDWIAYVVAYTGVLAAGAVAVPLSTRNAAAELGYMLEHSGATAVLHGPSATLPGVPMRLVWDPAAVADLPDADPVPGPRPGDPAQILYTSGTTGRPKGVAAAHANLAHGMRLHPPLRPLAHSRQFLHAFPIGTNAAQTMLFNAVYAHAGMLVTARFVPDRFARLIETHAVGSVFVVPAMAIELLRSDALRRHDTTSVQLLGSTAAVLPPAVAAGLASALPGATIVNYYTSTEAAPAQSSVVFDPRRPAALGKVVAGGALRVTDEHGRACPAGVTGEVWLRSAGAARSYHGDPDATGQVFRDGWTRMGDLGYLDADGYLYLVDRESDVIKSGADKVSTVAVEAALHEHPDIIEAAVFGLPDPVLGMAPAAALVATRELRLGEVRRFLADRVAGHGQPSRIVLVEELPRNAGGKVVKHRLRALFDQPDERGDR, encoded by the coding sequence ATGAGCCCGGTCGCGGCCGTCACTGTGCCGCAGGTGCTCGCCGCGCGGGCTGCCGCCGAGCCGGGGCACGTCGCGGTCAGTCAGGGCATGGGGAGCCTGGATCTGGGCACATGGCAGGCGCGGACCAGGGCGATCGCCGCCGGGTTGCGGGCCGCGGGGGTACGCCCCGGCGACCGGGTCGGGCTTCTCTACGGCGCTCAGGACTGGATCGCCTATGTCGTCGCGTACACCGGGGTGCTCGCCGCCGGTGCCGTCGCGGTGCCGCTGTCCACCCGCAACGCCGCGGCCGAGTTGGGATACATGCTCGAGCACAGCGGCGCGACGGCGGTGCTGCACGGGCCGTCCGCGACGCTGCCGGGCGTACCGATGCGATTGGTCTGGGATCCGGCGGCCGTCGCGGACCTGCCCGACGCCGACCCGGTGCCCGGACCACGGCCGGGCGATCCGGCGCAGATCCTCTACACCTCCGGCACGACCGGACGGCCCAAGGGCGTCGCCGCGGCGCACGCCAACCTGGCGCACGGCATGCGGCTGCACCCGCCGCTGCGGCCGCTGGCCCACTCGCGGCAGTTCCTGCACGCCTTCCCGATCGGCACCAACGCTGCGCAGACCATGCTGTTCAACGCGGTGTACGCGCACGCCGGCATGCTCGTGACCGCCCGCTTCGTCCCCGACCGGTTCGCCCGGCTGATCGAGACCCACGCGGTGGGCAGCGTCTTCGTGGTGCCGGCGATGGCGATCGAACTGCTGCGCTCCGACGCGCTACGGCGCCACGACACCACGAGTGTGCAGCTGCTCGGTTCGACCGCCGCGGTCCTGCCGCCCGCGGTGGCGGCCGGGCTGGCGTCCGCGCTGCCCGGCGCCACGATCGTCAACTACTACACCTCGACCGAGGCCGCGCCGGCCCAGTCCAGCGTGGTCTTCGATCCGCGCCGCCCCGCCGCGCTCGGCAAGGTGGTCGCCGGTGGCGCACTGCGGGTGACCGACGAACACGGCCGGGCCTGCCCCGCCGGGGTGACCGGGGAGGTGTGGTTGCGCAGCGCCGGCGCCGCCCGGTCCTACCACGGTGACCCGGACGCGACCGGGCAGGTGTTCCGCGACGGCTGGACCCGGATGGGCGACCTCGGCTACCTGGACGCCGACGGCTACCTCTACCTCGTCGACCGGGAGAGCGACGTGATCAAGAGCGGCGCGGACAAGGTGTCCACGGTCGCGGTCGAGGCAGCCCTGCACGAACATCCCGACATCATCGAGGCCGCCGTGTTCGGCCTGCCCGACCCGGTGCTCGGCATGGCGCCGGCGGCCGCGCTCGTGGCCACCCGCGAACTGCGCCTCGGCGAGGTGCGCCGGTTCCTCGCCGACCGGGTGGCCGGGCACGGGCAGCCCAGCCGGATCGTCCTCGTCGAGGAGCTGCCCCGCAACGCGGGCGGCAAGGTCGTCAAACACCGGCTGCGAGCGCTGTTCGACCAGCCCGACGAAAGGGGAGACCGATGA